In Candidatus Hydrogenedentota bacterium, the following proteins share a genomic window:
- a CDS encoding 4Fe-4S binding protein produces MAGTKDCGQHTAMSWPCVGEAGKTGEWRTSRPVLIPDKCIAVQRNKALCMQCWAFCPDSVISKTVPPEIDLLYCKGCGICAAVCPTQAIDMIAETDEGQETVQEDTCCGC; encoded by the coding sequence ATGGCAGGAACCAAGGACTGTGGTCAACACACAGCCATGTCCTGGCCGTGTGTTGGAGAAGCCGGTAAAACGGGAGAGTGGCGCACATCGCGCCCTGTTTTGATCCCAGACAAATGCATTGCCGTACAAAGAAACAAAGCCCTTTGCATGCAATGTTGGGCTTTTTGTCCCGATAGTGTAATCAGCAAAACGGTACCTCCGGAAATCGATTTGCTCTACTGTAAAGGCTGCGGCATTTGCGCCGCTGTCTGTCCCACCCAAGCGATTGATATGATTGCGGAAACGGACGAGGGACAGGAAACGGTTCAGGAGGATACGTGTTGTGGCTGTTAA
- a CDS encoding pyruvate oxidoreductase subunit gamma: MQKKLTKEFDVRWHGRGGQGAVTSANMLAEAAYHAGFRGIMSAPTFGAERRGAPITASTRIAPRPLRSLSQVDKPDMIVVLDDSLLTAANATKGLAKNGLVIINTNRELDELPGLNNGYRVAMVNANHVAEEVGLIISGALMINTAMLGAISRAFEVIKLEHVEKALNSIFSPAAAKKNFEAARLSYEQTRCFSPEEILV, encoded by the coding sequence ATGCAGAAGAAACTTACGAAAGAATTTGATGTCCGATGGCACGGCCGTGGCGGACAAGGAGCAGTAACATCAGCCAATATGCTTGCTGAAGCAGCCTATCACGCCGGGTTTCGCGGGATCATGTCCGCGCCGACTTTTGGCGCAGAACGTCGCGGCGCGCCCATCACAGCATCAACACGCATCGCGCCCCGTCCCTTGCGCAGCTTATCTCAAGTCGATAAGCCGGACATGATTGTTGTTTTAGATGACAGTCTATTAACCGCCGCTAACGCAACCAAGGGCTTGGCAAAAAATGGGCTGGTGATCATTAATACTAACCGTGAGTTGGATGAACTTCCCGGACTGAATAACGGCTATCGCGTCGCGATGGTCAACGCCAATCATGTCGCGGAAGAAGTAGGCCTGATTATTTCGGGCGCACTCATGATCAATACTGCCATGCTCGGCGCCATCAGCCGTGCCTTTGAAGTTATTAAACTTGAACATGTGGAAAAGGCACTGAACAGTATCTTTTCCCCTGCTGCGGCAAAGAAGAATTTTGAAGCTGCGCGTTTATCCTATGAGCAAACACGCTGCTTTTCCCCTGAAGAAATACTTGTTTGA